One Lacunisphaera limnophila DNA window includes the following coding sequences:
- a CDS encoding glycosyl hydrolase family 8 — protein MKRLLFFLILNSSFFLSGVAATPEPAGAAATGQYRNLFKEYLGKSDAEIAARVQGAWQQLFAGDPNAEALYYPVPGGMAYVPDINNHDVRSEGLSYGMMIAVQMDQREHFNALWKFARHYMYYDAGPLRGYFAWHTAYDGRRLSAGPAPDGEAWFVMALFFASHRWGDGEGIFAYSTEAQALLRTMLHKDQEPGRGAITPMFDRVEKQIVFTPHPPGSTFTDPSYHLPAFTALWARWAADPADRAFLAEVTQVSRGLFKKAAHPRTGLMPDYSAFDGSPRTMPWGNHDEFRYDAWRTLGNPALDWSWWQADPWQVEQSNRVLTFLASHGAQLPDRFKIDGTPVSTDYNTEGLMAQAAVAALAADRPIGQPWVQYLWDMPMPKGRQRYYDGLLTMLALLQVSGNYRIYGPVNP, from the coding sequence ATGAAACGCCTCCTCTTTTTCTTAATTCTTAATTCCTCCTTCTTCCTTTCCGGCGTGGCTGCCACGCCGGAGCCCGCCGGCGCCGCCGCCACCGGCCAGTACCGCAACCTCTTCAAGGAATACCTCGGCAAGTCTGATGCCGAGATCGCCGCCCGCGTTCAGGGCGCCTGGCAACAGCTCTTTGCCGGCGACCCCAACGCGGAGGCGCTGTATTACCCCGTCCCCGGCGGCATGGCCTACGTGCCCGACATCAACAACCACGACGTCCGCTCCGAGGGTCTTTCCTACGGCATGATGATCGCCGTGCAGATGGACCAACGGGAGCATTTCAACGCCCTCTGGAAATTCGCCCGCCACTACATGTATTACGATGCCGGCCCGCTGCGCGGCTACTTCGCCTGGCACACCGCCTACGACGGTCGCCGCCTCAGCGCCGGCCCCGCCCCCGATGGCGAGGCCTGGTTCGTCATGGCCCTCTTCTTCGCCTCGCACCGCTGGGGCGACGGCGAGGGCATCTTCGCCTACTCCACCGAGGCCCAGGCCCTCCTCCGCACGATGCTCCACAAGGACCAGGAACCCGGCCGCGGCGCCATCACGCCGATGTTCGACCGGGTCGAGAAACAGATCGTGTTCACCCCCCACCCCCCCGGCAGCACCTTCACCGATCCATCCTACCACCTGCCCGCTTTCACCGCGCTCTGGGCGCGCTGGGCCGCCGATCCCGCCGACCGCGCCTTCCTTGCCGAGGTCACGCAGGTCAGCCGCGGACTCTTCAAGAAAGCGGCCCACCCGCGAACCGGCCTGATGCCCGATTACTCCGCCTTCGACGGCTCACCCCGCACCATGCCGTGGGGTAACCACGATGAATTCCGCTACGACGCCTGGCGCACCCTCGGCAACCCCGCCCTCGACTGGTCCTGGTGGCAGGCCGACCCCTGGCAGGTGGAGCAGTCCAACCGCGTCCTCACCTTCCTCGCCTCCCACGGCGCCCAGCTCCCGGATCGTTTCAAGATCGACGGCACGCCCGTCTCCACCGACTACAACACCGAGGGCCTGATGGCCCAGGCCGCGGTCGCCGCCCTCGCCGCCGACCGCCCCATCGGCCAGCCATGGGTCCAGTATCTCTGGGACATGCCCATGCCCAAGGGCCGCCAGCGCTACTACGACGGCCTCCTCACGATGCTCGCCCTCCTCCAAGTCAGCGGCAACTACCGCATCTACGGCCCGGTGAATCCCTAA
- a CDS encoding alpha-glucuronidase family glycosyl hydrolase: MKSLGLFFLLTSSFLLSSALRADDGYRLWLRYDPIADASLRTAYAGAFSEIVIPENARPPVTSARDELVTGLRGLLGVDLPVVTKATRDHALILGTPRDPWIASVISEADLRTASVEGYIVRRVAHEGGHRTLIVANREAGLLYGAFALLRHLQTHEPLDGLNLISAPKIQRRLLNHWDDLNRHVERGYAGFSLWEWFYLPEIRDPRYRDYARALASLGLNGTVLTNVNANAQILTAPYLAKVAALAQEFRPWGVRIYLTARFSAPIEIGGLPTADPLDPAVAAWWQAKVAEIYRAIPDFGGFLVKANSEGQPGPQDYGRTHADGANMLADAVQPFNGIVMWRAFVYSPDNNDDRVKQAVSEFGPLDGKFRQNVIVQIKNGPLDFMPREPFSPLFGAMPNTRLAAELQITQEYLGQSIDLAYLAPLWKEVLDTDTYARREPVESANGKGTTIASIVDGSAKLQHPSVIAGVANTGTDRNWTGHLLAQSNWYAFGRLAWDHQLSSEQIADEWTRQTFGHDATVVATINKMLLGSRETVVNYSMPLGLTHIMAEGHHYGPGPWVDKLGRADWTSVYYHRADEKGLGFDRTATGSNALAQYAPEWQKLWGDPATCPENLLLWFHHVSWDHPMKSGRPLWDELCLRYQQGVDEVRTLQRDWASLQGKIDAERFTHVQQRLARQKKEAVNWRDACLLYFQQFSKRPFPAGVEPAAHPLEHYQQILRNMPGHR; the protein is encoded by the coding sequence ATGAAATCCCTCGGCCTTTTCTTCCTTCTTACTTCTTCCTTCTTACTTTCCTCCGCCCTCCGCGCGGACGACGGCTACCGCCTCTGGCTGCGCTACGATCCGATCGCCGACGCCTCCCTGCGCACCGCCTACGCCGGGGCCTTCTCCGAGATCGTCATCCCGGAAAACGCCCGCCCCCCCGTCACCTCCGCCCGCGACGAACTCGTCACCGGCCTCCGCGGCCTGCTCGGCGTCGACCTACCGGTCGTGACGAAAGCCACGCGCGACCACGCCCTGATCCTCGGCACGCCGCGCGACCCGTGGATCGCCTCCGTCATCAGCGAGGCAGACCTCCGCACCGCCAGCGTCGAGGGCTACATCGTCCGCCGCGTCGCCCATGAAGGCGGCCACCGCACGCTCATCGTCGCCAACCGCGAAGCCGGACTCCTTTACGGTGCCTTCGCCCTGCTGCGCCACCTCCAGACCCACGAACCCCTCGACGGACTGAACTTGATTAGCGCGCCCAAGATCCAGCGCCGCCTGCTGAACCACTGGGACGACCTCAACCGCCACGTCGAGCGCGGCTACGCCGGCTTCTCCCTCTGGGAATGGTTCTACCTCCCCGAGATCCGCGACCCGCGCTACCGCGACTACGCCCGCGCCCTCGCCTCCCTCGGCCTCAACGGCACCGTCCTCACCAACGTCAACGCCAACGCCCAGATCCTCACCGCCCCCTACCTCGCCAAGGTCGCGGCCCTCGCCCAGGAATTCCGTCCCTGGGGCGTGCGGATCTACCTCACCGCCCGCTTCAGCGCCCCGATCGAGATCGGCGGCCTCCCGACCGCCGACCCGCTCGACCCCGCCGTCGCCGCCTGGTGGCAGGCCAAGGTCGCCGAGATCTACCGCGCCATCCCCGACTTCGGCGGCTTCCTCGTGAAGGCCAACTCCGAGGGCCAGCCCGGCCCGCAGGACTACGGCCGCACCCACGCCGACGGCGCCAATATGCTCGCCGACGCCGTCCAGCCCTTCAACGGCATCGTGATGTGGCGCGCCTTCGTCTACTCGCCGGACAACAACGACGACCGCGTGAAGCAGGCCGTCAGCGAGTTCGGCCCGCTCGACGGGAAATTCCGCCAGAACGTCATCGTCCAGATCAAGAACGGCCCGCTCGATTTCATGCCGCGCGAGCCCTTCTCCCCGCTGTTCGGCGCCATGCCGAACACCCGCCTCGCCGCCGAGCTCCAGATCACCCAGGAATACCTCGGCCAGTCCATCGACCTCGCCTACCTCGCGCCGCTGTGGAAGGAGGTCCTCGACACCGACACCTACGCCCGCCGTGAGCCTGTCGAATCGGCGAATGGCAAAGGCACCACGATCGCCTCCATCGTGGACGGCAGCGCCAAGCTCCAGCACCCGTCCGTCATCGCCGGCGTCGCCAACACCGGCACCGACCGCAACTGGACCGGCCACCTCCTCGCCCAGTCCAACTGGTACGCCTTCGGCCGCCTCGCCTGGGATCATCAACTCTCGTCCGAACAGATTGCCGACGAGTGGACGCGCCAGACCTTCGGCCACGACGCCACCGTCGTCGCCACCATCAATAAAATGCTTCTCGGTTCGCGCGAGACCGTGGTGAATTACTCGATGCCGCTCGGCCTCACCCACATCATGGCCGAGGGCCACCACTACGGCCCCGGCCCCTGGGTGGACAAACTCGGCCGCGCCGACTGGACCTCGGTCTATTACCACCGCGCTGACGAAAAAGGCCTCGGCTTCGACCGCACCGCCACCGGCTCCAACGCTCTCGCGCAATACGCCCCCGAGTGGCAGAAACTCTGGGGCGACCCGGCGACCTGTCCCGAGAACCTCCTCCTTTGGTTCCATCACGTGTCATGGGATCACCCGATGAAGTCCGGCCGCCCGCTCTGGGACGAACTCTGCCTTCGCTACCAACAGGGCGTGGACGAGGTGCGCACCCTCCAGCGCGACTGGGCCTCCCTCCAGGGCAAGATCGATGCCGAACGCTTCACCCACGTCCAACAGCGCCTCGCCCGCCAGAAAAAGGAAGCCGTCAACTGGCGCGACGCCTGCCTGCTCTACTTCCAGCAGTTCTCGAAGCGCCCGTTCCCCGCCGGGGTCGAGCCCGCGGCGCACCCCCTCGAACACTACCAGCAGATCCTCCGCAACATGCCGGGCCACCGGTAG
- a CDS encoding glycoside hydrolase family 43 protein — MKLLLLPTLMLAAAAFAAEPVAFESFTYTGRDTIFETPLPAGHYRNPILAGYYPDPSICRVGEDYYLINSSFAHFPGIPVFHSKDMVNWKQLGHVIDRPTQLNYDNLGITRGIFAPAISHHDGTFYVICTMVDSGGNFIMTASDPAGPWSDPIWLEFDGIDPSIFFDDDGRAWIVNNGNPPENKPLYSGHRAIWVQEFDFKNKKMIGPRSIIVNGGVDLSTKPVWIEGPHIYKRNGWYYLCCAEGGTSNHHSQVILRSQAPTGPFVPWDKNPILTQRNLDNNAPHAVTCTGHADLEIGPDGNWWSIFLACRPYAPDRWATGRETFLLPVTWTEDGWPLILPPGERVPYIVKAPVPTAPIAQAPLSGNFTWTDEFDQAALSPFWIMIRTPKETWWKLADGKLNLIPRADRLSGKGNPSFYGRRLQHSKFDATTKLAIPATAGTSAGLAISQREQNTYTFAVQRGQGGLSVFVEVQNGPKPQTLITGLLPADAKEIELRITGEEKTLTFSYALNGVWKEFLPKADSYPISVQAAGGGGHFTGALIGPFARAE, encoded by the coding sequence ATGAAACTCCTGCTCCTCCCCACCCTCATGCTCGCCGCGGCCGCCTTCGCCGCCGAGCCCGTCGCCTTCGAGTCGTTCACCTACACCGGCCGCGACACGATCTTCGAGACTCCGCTGCCCGCGGGCCACTACCGCAATCCCATCCTCGCCGGCTACTACCCCGACCCGAGCATCTGCCGCGTCGGCGAGGATTACTACCTCATCAACTCCTCGTTCGCCCACTTTCCCGGCATCCCGGTTTTCCACAGCAAGGATATGGTGAATTGGAAACAGCTCGGCCACGTCATCGACCGCCCGACCCAGCTCAACTACGACAACCTCGGCATCACCCGCGGCATCTTCGCCCCGGCCATCAGCCACCACGACGGCACGTTCTACGTGATCTGCACGATGGTGGATTCCGGCGGCAACTTCATCATGACCGCGTCGGACCCCGCCGGCCCCTGGTCCGATCCGATCTGGCTGGAATTCGACGGCATCGACCCGTCCATCTTCTTCGACGACGACGGCCGCGCCTGGATCGTGAACAACGGCAACCCGCCCGAGAACAAGCCGCTCTACTCCGGCCACCGCGCCATCTGGGTCCAGGAATTCGACTTCAAGAACAAGAAGATGATCGGACCCCGCAGCATCATCGTGAACGGCGGCGTGGATCTTTCCACCAAGCCGGTCTGGATCGAGGGTCCGCATATCTACAAGCGCAACGGCTGGTACTACCTCTGCTGCGCCGAGGGCGGCACATCCAACCACCACTCTCAGGTCATCCTGCGCAGCCAGGCCCCCACTGGTCCCTTTGTCCCGTGGGACAAGAATCCCATCCTCACCCAGCGCAACCTCGACAACAACGCGCCGCATGCCGTCACCTGCACCGGTCACGCCGACCTCGAGATCGGGCCCGACGGAAACTGGTGGTCGATCTTCCTCGCCTGCCGCCCCTACGCGCCGGATCGCTGGGCCACCGGCCGCGAAACGTTCCTGCTCCCGGTCACCTGGACCGAGGACGGCTGGCCCCTGATCCTGCCCCCGGGCGAACGCGTGCCGTATATCGTGAAGGCCCCCGTCCCCACTGCCCCGATCGCCCAGGCTCCGCTCAGCGGCAATTTCACCTGGACCGACGAGTTCGACCAAGCCGCCCTCTCCCCGTTCTGGATCATGATCCGCACGCCGAAGGAAACCTGGTGGAAACTCGCCGACGGCAAACTGAACCTTATCCCGCGCGCCGACCGCCTATCCGGCAAGGGCAACCCGTCCTTCTATGGCCGCCGCCTGCAGCACTCAAAATTCGACGCCACCACGAAGCTGGCCATTCCCGCCACCGCCGGCACCTCCGCCGGTCTCGCCATCAGCCAGCGCGAACAAAACACCTACACCTTCGCCGTCCAACGCGGCCAAGGCGGCCTGAGTGTCTTCGTCGAGGTCCAGAACGGACCCAAGCCCCAGACCCTCATCACCGGCCTGCTCCCCGCCGACGCGAAGGAAATCGAGCTCCGCATCACCGGCGAGGAAAAGACCCTCACCTTCTCCTACGCCCTCAACGGCGTGTGGAAGGAATTCCTCCCGAAGGCCGACTCCTACCCCATCAGCGTCCAAGCCGCCGGCGGCGGCGGCCACTTCACCGGCGCCCTCATCGGCCCCTTCGCCCGCGCGGAGTAA
- a CDS encoding SGNH/GDSL hydrolase family protein, with the protein MKRFLIITGCLLASALVQAGETSGRWVATWATSQQLTEPHNLPPAPGFAEATVRQKLRVSIGGEQFRVRFSNEFGNGPVTFESVHVALADGFADAKIQAGTSRALTFRGATAVTLPPGANVISDPVDAPLAPMADLAITLVTKGAPSDVTGHPGSRTTSYFAYGQVAPGAEDLSDAVRTDHWYFVASIDVLTSQPAAAVAILGDSITDGRGSTTNGNDRWPDILSQRLRANPATAQVAVLNHGVGGGRVLRDGLGVSALRRFDRDVLAQPGVKWLVILEGVNDLGTAAPENAAQTAQDLIAAYDQMITRAHDHGLKVYGATIMPLGGFTMYDVPEREAARQTVNAWIRTGGRFDAVIDFDAVARDPANPARLSAATDGGDHLHLSAEGYKIIAGSIDLGLFEAGGCECDKKGR; encoded by the coding sequence ATGAAACGATTCCTGATCATCACGGGCTGCCTGCTCGCGTCGGCGCTGGTCCAAGCTGGCGAAACTTCGGGACGCTGGGTGGCGACCTGGGCCACCAGCCAGCAGCTCACGGAGCCGCACAACCTGCCGCCGGCACCGGGCTTTGCCGAGGCCACGGTGCGCCAGAAACTGCGGGTGTCCATCGGCGGGGAGCAGTTCCGCGTGCGCTTCTCCAATGAATTTGGCAATGGGCCGGTCACGTTCGAGTCCGTCCACGTGGCGCTGGCCGACGGCTTCGCAGACGCCAAGATTCAGGCGGGGACGAGCCGGGCGCTGACGTTTCGCGGGGCGACGGCCGTGACGCTGCCGCCCGGGGCCAATGTGATTTCCGATCCGGTGGACGCGCCGCTCGCGCCAATGGCGGATCTGGCGATCACGTTGGTGACGAAGGGCGCGCCCAGCGATGTCACGGGACATCCCGGTTCGCGCACGACCTCGTATTTCGCTTATGGCCAGGTGGCGCCCGGGGCGGAGGACCTGTCCGACGCCGTGCGGACGGACCACTGGTATTTCGTTGCCAGTATCGACGTGTTGACGTCCCAGCCGGCTGCGGCGGTGGCGATCCTGGGGGATTCTATCACCGACGGCCGTGGCTCGACGACGAATGGCAACGACCGCTGGCCCGACATCCTTTCGCAGCGCCTGCGGGCGAATCCGGCCACGGCGCAGGTCGCGGTGCTCAACCACGGGGTGGGTGGCGGCCGGGTGTTGCGGGACGGCCTGGGGGTGAGTGCGCTGCGCCGCTTTGACCGCGACGTCCTCGCCCAACCCGGGGTGAAGTGGCTGGTCATCCTTGAGGGAGTGAACGATCTCGGCACGGCGGCACCGGAAAATGCCGCGCAGACCGCGCAGGACTTGATTGCCGCCTACGACCAGATGATCACCCGGGCGCATGACCATGGCCTCAAGGTCTATGGGGCCACGATCATGCCGTTGGGCGGATTCACGATGTATGATGTCCCGGAGCGCGAGGCGGCGCGGCAGACCGTGAACGCGTGGATCCGCACCGGTGGACGCTTTGATGCCGTGATCGACTTTGATGCCGTGGCGCGCGATCCGGCGAATCCGGCGAGGTTATCCGCCGCGACGGACGGCGGGGATCACCTGCATTTGTCGGCGGAGGGATACAAGATTATCGCCGGATCGATTGACCTGGGGTTGTTCGAGGCGGGCGGGTGCGAGTGCGACAAGAAAGGCAGGTGA
- a CDS encoding DinB family protein, giving the protein MRTTLLTLLLSLTVLTGLRAQDLSADDRAAGLAYLEKTRAGVYAAAAGLSEAQLTFKAAPDKWSVAQVLEHIASAEDMLLGMVTEQALKAPPRSDGEDVKAIDALILTAIPDRSQKRSAPEPLIPSNRYGSSAEALKHFGESRTKTLALMADVPDLRGHAMDSPLGKKLDPYQWLLFISAHTERHTKQMLEVKADPGFPKQ; this is encoded by the coding sequence ATGAGAACCACGCTCCTCACCCTGCTTCTGTCCCTCACCGTCCTGACCGGCCTGCGCGCCCAGGATCTTTCCGCCGACGATCGCGCCGCCGGCCTCGCCTACCTCGAGAAAACCCGCGCCGGCGTCTACGCCGCCGCTGCGGGCCTGTCCGAGGCCCAGCTGACTTTCAAAGCCGCCCCCGACAAGTGGTCGGTGGCCCAGGTGCTGGAACACATCGCTTCCGCCGAGGACATGCTCCTGGGTATGGTCACGGAACAGGCGCTGAAGGCCCCGCCCCGGAGCGACGGTGAGGACGTGAAAGCCATCGACGCCCTGATCCTCACCGCGATCCCCGACCGCAGCCAGAAACGCTCGGCCCCGGAGCCGCTGATTCCCTCCAACCGCTACGGTTCGTCCGCGGAGGCCCTCAAGCACTTCGGCGAAAGCCGCACCAAGACCCTCGCCCTGATGGCGGACGTGCCGGACCTCCGGGGCCACGCCATGGACAGCCCCCTCGGCAAGAAACTCGACCCCTACCAGTGGCTCCTCTTCATCTCCGCCCACACCGAGCGCCACACGAAGCAGATGCTCGAGGTGAAGGCCGACCCGGGGTTTCCGAAGCAGTAA
- a CDS encoding Gfo/Idh/MocA family protein codes for MKTSPVSRRQFVRTAAGAAALFTAPLIVPSRLFGAAAPSNRIRVGQIGCGRIALGHDLPGVLKSGLADVVAVCDLDTKRLAHGQAWVQRFYQGGTRMAPEVAAYADYQELLARKDIDAVVLSLPDHQHAEVALRAVRAGKDIYLQKPFTMTYAESVVLRDAVARSGCIMQIGSQQRSWGPHQQFRRACEFVRSGRVGRITAVEIGLPIDPTRRDDPPQPVPEHLNYDRWLGPTPEVYYTEQRVHSQRLNAEGALDIGSRPGWLRHEAYCLGMITGWGSHHFDVAHWGLDQEYGGPLQLEGTGEFPTNAIWNVHGKYNVQLTYPGGVRMRVSDELQNGIKFIGDEGWIFVARDEGATASDPKSNTPGKLHWLAASDPKLLDPEGVTVKFPESLSHHKNWLECVQSRAKPLSPAAMAHHSNTACILSWIAMKTARPLTWDAGAGRFVNDAAADALLTRPERAGYGALRLAAKA; via the coding sequence ATGAAAACCTCCCCCGTCTCCCGCCGTCAGTTTGTCCGCACCGCCGCCGGGGCCGCCGCCCTGTTCACGGCTCCGCTGATCGTGCCGTCCCGGCTGTTCGGGGCGGCCGCGCCGAGCAACCGGATCCGCGTGGGCCAGATCGGGTGCGGGCGCATCGCCCTCGGGCATGACCTGCCCGGAGTGCTCAAGTCGGGCCTGGCCGACGTCGTGGCGGTCTGCGACCTCGACACCAAACGCCTCGCGCACGGTCAGGCGTGGGTGCAGCGGTTTTATCAGGGCGGCACCCGGATGGCGCCGGAGGTCGCGGCGTATGCCGATTACCAGGAACTGCTCGCCCGGAAGGATATCGACGCCGTGGTCCTCAGCCTGCCCGACCACCAGCACGCCGAGGTGGCGCTCCGGGCCGTCCGAGCGGGCAAGGATATCTACCTGCAGAAACCGTTCACCATGACCTACGCCGAGAGTGTGGTGTTGCGGGATGCCGTGGCCCGGAGCGGCTGCATCATGCAGATCGGCAGTCAGCAGCGGTCGTGGGGACCGCACCAGCAGTTCCGGCGGGCTTGTGAATTCGTGCGCAGCGGGCGGGTCGGCCGCATCACGGCGGTCGAAATCGGCCTGCCCATCGACCCGACCCGACGCGACGACCCGCCCCAGCCGGTGCCGGAACACCTCAACTACGACCGCTGGCTCGGGCCGACGCCCGAGGTTTATTACACCGAGCAACGCGTACATTCCCAACGACTCAACGCCGAGGGCGCCCTCGACATCGGATCGCGCCCGGGTTGGCTGCGCCACGAGGCGTATTGCCTCGGCATGATCACGGGGTGGGGTTCGCACCACTTCGACGTGGCCCACTGGGGCCTGGATCAGGAATACGGTGGGCCGCTCCAACTCGAGGGCACGGGTGAGTTTCCGACGAATGCGATCTGGAATGTACACGGCAAATACAACGTCCAGCTGACATACCCCGGCGGCGTGCGGATGCGCGTGTCCGACGAGTTGCAGAACGGTATCAAATTCATCGGTGACGAGGGCTGGATCTTCGTGGCCCGCGACGAGGGGGCGACGGCCAGCGACCCGAAGAGCAACACCCCGGGAAAGCTGCACTGGCTCGCCGCCAGCGACCCGAAGCTGCTGGATCCCGAGGGAGTGACGGTGAAGTTCCCCGAGAGCCTGTCGCACCACAAGAACTGGCTGGAGTGCGTCCAGTCGCGCGCCAAGCCGCTGTCGCCCGCCGCCATGGCGCACCACAGCAACACGGCGTGCATCCTCAGCTGGATCGCGATGAAGACGGCCCGCCCGCTGACGTGGGATGCCGGGGCCGGCCGTTTCGTGAACGACGCTGCCGCGGATGCCCTGCTCACGCGGCCCGAGCGGGCGGGTTATGGGGCGCTGCGCCTGGCGGCCAAGGCGTGA
- a CDS encoding TolB family protein has product MKLPRLTGLLAGLLVLGLNLSAGSPVGQFAESADVGAPAIAGATTYDPSIQHYRMSAAGINMWGTTDQHQFAWNKLKGDFIVRARLEWVGQGVDPHRKAGWIARKSLDADSAYVDACVHGGDGLTSLQYRRTAGAITEQVVLPLTGGDVVQLERRGDTWIFSSARYGEPFVSQTLTGLDLGEEALVGLFLCSHDAKVKEEIIFKDVRIIQPPKAGYQPYRDYIGAHLEILNVHTGKLEVVHSSPVQFEAPNWKPDGRTLIVNVSGPGADKGQLQTFDLVTKQIGPLDTGTIGRNNNDHVLTFDGKMLGVSIHTPADGGRSVIYKLPATGGAPVRVTPKSPSYFHGWSPDAKWLVYTGGRKETPDATSDKYDIYKIPAEGGEEIRLTNSTGLSDGPEFTPDGRWIYFNSTRTGLMQLWRMRPDGSGQEQVTNDEFNNWFPHISPDGKWIAFISYGQDVAPADHPYYKHCYLRLMPIEGGKPRVIAYVFGGQGTINVPSWSPDSTRVAFVSNTDNIK; this is encoded by the coding sequence ATGAAATTACCCCGTCTCACCGGCCTGCTGGCCGGCTTGCTCGTCCTTGGTCTCAATCTGTCCGCCGGCTCGCCGGTCGGTCAATTTGCGGAATCCGCTGACGTCGGCGCGCCCGCCATCGCCGGTGCCACCACCTACGACCCCTCGATCCAGCACTACCGCATGAGCGCCGCCGGTATCAATATGTGGGGCACGACTGACCAGCACCAGTTCGCCTGGAACAAGCTGAAGGGTGACTTCATCGTCCGCGCCCGCCTCGAGTGGGTCGGGCAGGGCGTGGACCCGCACCGCAAGGCCGGCTGGATCGCGCGGAAGAGCCTCGACGCCGACTCGGCCTACGTAGACGCCTGCGTCCACGGCGGTGACGGCCTCACCTCGCTGCAATACCGCCGCACCGCCGGTGCCATCACCGAGCAGGTCGTGCTGCCGCTCACCGGCGGCGATGTCGTCCAGCTCGAGCGCCGCGGCGACACCTGGATCTTTTCCTCGGCCCGCTATGGCGAGCCGTTCGTGTCGCAGACCCTCACGGGCCTTGACCTCGGCGAGGAGGCTTTGGTCGGCCTGTTCCTTTGCTCACACGACGCAAAGGTGAAGGAGGAGATCATCTTCAAGGATGTGCGCATCATCCAGCCGCCAAAGGCCGGCTACCAGCCCTACCGCGACTACATCGGCGCCCATCTCGAGATCCTCAACGTCCACACCGGCAAGCTCGAGGTCGTGCACAGCTCGCCCGTGCAATTCGAGGCGCCTAATTGGAAGCCCGACGGCCGGACCCTCATCGTCAACGTCAGCGGCCCCGGAGCCGACAAGGGCCAGCTCCAGACCTTCGATCTGGTCACGAAGCAGATCGGCCCGCTCGACACCGGCACCATCGGCCGCAACAACAACGACCATGTGCTGACCTTCGACGGCAAGATGCTCGGCGTGAGCATCCACACGCCGGCCGATGGCGGTCGCTCGGTCATCTACAAGCTGCCGGCCACTGGCGGCGCGCCGGTGCGGGTCACGCCCAAGTCCCCGTCCTATTTCCACGGCTGGTCTCCCGACGCCAAGTGGCTGGTCTACACCGGCGGCCGCAAGGAGACGCCGGACGCGACCAGCGACAAGTACGACATCTACAAGATTCCCGCCGAGGGCGGTGAGGAGATCCGGCTCACGAACTCGACCGGCCTGAGCGACGGCCCGGAGTTTACGCCAGACGGCCGGTGGATCTATTTCAATTCCACCCGCACCGGCCTGATGCAGCTCTGGCGCATGCGGCCCGATGGTTCCGGCCAGGAGCAGGTGACGAACGACGAGTTCAACAACTGGTTCCCGCACATCTCGCCCGACGGCAAGTGGATTGCCTTCATTTCCTATGGCCAGGATGTGGCGCCGGCGGATCACCCCTACTACAAGCACTGTTACCTGCGCCTCATGCCCATCGAGGGCGGCAAGCCGCGCGTCATCGCCTACGTCTTCGGTGGCCAGGGCACGATCAACGTGCCTTCCTGGTCCCCCGACAGCACGCGCGTGGCCTTCGTGAGCAACACGGACAATATCAAGTGA
- a CDS encoding SDR family NAD(P)-dependent oxidoreductase has translation MPPSKSLNFPEAFSLAGEHVLITGGGTGIGLAVAQAMHAAGARVVLVGRREAELAAAVQGLGERASYAVHDITKYDQAPALIARITQEHGPITCLVNNAGKHLKKPAVDTTPEELQEVMSTHIFGAHALSRAVLPGMIERKQGNIIFMASMASLFGIPLVVAYAAAKSAMMGMIRTMATELSPHGVRVNAIAPGWIDTAMSRKAFEGDPGRKTKIVSRTPMARLGEPSDVGWAAVYIASPAAKFITGTIMPVDGGVSMGF, from the coding sequence ATGCCTCCATCCAAATCCCTGAATTTTCCCGAAGCATTCTCGCTGGCCGGCGAGCACGTCCTCATCACCGGGGGTGGCACCGGCATTGGTCTCGCCGTGGCGCAGGCCATGCATGCGGCCGGGGCGCGCGTCGTCCTCGTCGGCCGCCGCGAGGCGGAGCTCGCCGCCGCCGTGCAGGGGCTGGGGGAGCGGGCGTCGTATGCGGTCCACGACATCACCAAATACGACCAGGCCCCGGCCTTGATCGCGCGGATCACGCAGGAGCACGGTCCCATCACCTGCTTGGTCAACAACGCGGGCAAGCACCTCAAGAAGCCGGCCGTCGACACCACCCCGGAGGAACTGCAGGAGGTTATGAGCACGCATATTTTCGGGGCCCACGCCCTCTCCCGGGCGGTGCTCCCGGGCATGATCGAGCGCAAGCAGGGCAACATTATCTTCATGGCCTCAATGGCCTCGTTGTTTGGCATCCCGCTCGTGGTGGCCTACGCCGCGGCCAAGTCGGCGATGATGGGCATGATCCGCACCATGGCCACGGAGCTCTCCCCGCATGGGGTGCGTGTGAACGCCATCGCCCCGGGCTGGATCGATACCGCGATGTCGCGCAAGGCCTTCGAGGGCGACCCGGGCCGCAAGACCAAGATCGTGAGCCGCACGCCCATGGCCCGGCTGGGTGAACCGTCCGATGTGGGCTGGGCCGCGGTCTACATCGCATCCCCGGCCGCCAAGTTCATCACCGGCACGATCATGCCTGTCGACGGCGGCGTCAGCATGGGATTCTGA